The following proteins come from a genomic window of Halanaerobiaceae bacterium ANBcell28:
- a CDS encoding ferritin family protein has protein sequence MQNRYNALEVIEMAKDIEKRGYEFYTNQAKISKNKDLKELFLKLAKDEKDHYQRFIEISNIISEQTKKEAEYVYDPEVSAYLQSIVEFSVFPADETVKIEDIKEALQLAIYAEKDSILFYQEMLAHNDGQTSLIIEKLIKEEKQHLLELVNYHV, from the coding sequence TTGCAAAACAGATATAATGCTCTTGAAGTAATTGAAATGGCTAAAGATATTGAAAAAAGGGGTTATGAATTTTATACAAATCAAGCTAAAATAAGTAAAAATAAAGACTTGAAGGAATTGTTTTTAAAATTAGCGAAAGATGAAAAAGATCATTATCAGCGCTTTATAGAAATAAGTAATATAATATCTGAACAAACAAAGAAGGAAGCAGAGTATGTATATGATCCTGAAGTTAGTGCATATTTGCAATCAATAGTAGAGTTTTCCGTTTTTCCCGCTGATGAAACAGTAAAAATAGAGGATATTAAAGAGGCTTTACAATTAGCTATTTATGCAGAAAAAGATTCTATACTCTTTTATCAAGAAATGCTTGCTCATAACGATGGGCAGACTTCACTTATTATAGAAAAGCTTATAAAAGAAGAAAAACAGCATCTTTTAGAACTAGTCAATTATCATGTATAA
- the ptsP gene encoding phosphoenolpyruvate--protein phosphotransferase, whose protein sequence is MKSFKGIPASKGIVIGTAFKYSKKKTIIESYQIDESQISDEINKFSEAKIKANKYLRKIKEKAVEDIGLMESQIFDAHLYMLNDPVLDETIKDIIKEDKINVESAIEKAMEDIADKFRKLDSDYFKERLKDIQDVAEHLLRALEGKINSLESLPENAVVFAEDLSPSETTLMDKEELSAFVLTKGGLTAHTTIIAKSLMIPAVINVEENILDIIRHNDTVIVDGNAGVVLINPDINILERYKSKIAVYNKQEEKLLDLREKEAITRDGFKIDIAANINTLNEIASVQKVNGDGIGLLRTEFLYMKEKHLFDEERQFKIYKHVAEKMSNRIVVIRTLDIGGDKDLAYFNAPEEVNPFLGWRGIRISLDKQEIFKIQLKALLRASIYGNIKILLPFISSIEELREAKALLIDLKNQLEEENIEYNRDIEIGMMIEVPSTAVLADLFAREVDFFSIGTNDLIQYTLAVDRTNSKINKLYSAYHPAVLRMIKQVVKAAHDNGIWVSVCGETAANKLLLPLFVAMGITELSMSSGYILEIKDKVRKLDRTALDYHLKKVLSMGLSSEIEEYLNSKFGDI, encoded by the coding sequence ATGAAATCGTTTAAAGGGATACCTGCATCTAAGGGTATCGTAATAGGTACGGCATTTAAATATTCAAAGAAAAAAACTATAATTGAAAGTTATCAAATAGACGAAAGTCAGATATCTGATGAGATAAATAAGTTTAGTGAAGCTAAAATAAAGGCAAACAAGTACTTAAGAAAAATAAAAGAAAAAGCAGTTGAAGACATAGGTTTGATGGAATCACAAATATTTGACGCTCATCTTTATATGTTAAATGATCCTGTTCTAGATGAAACTATTAAAGATATAATAAAAGAAGATAAAATAAATGTAGAATCAGCTATTGAAAAAGCTATGGAAGATATTGCAGATAAGTTTAGAAAACTAGACAGTGATTATTTTAAAGAAAGATTGAAAGATATTCAAGATGTTGCTGAACACCTTTTGAGAGCACTTGAAGGTAAAATAAATTCGCTGGAAAGTTTACCAGAAAATGCAGTAGTATTTGCAGAAGACCTGAGTCCTTCTGAAACAACTCTAATGGATAAAGAAGAACTAAGTGCTTTTGTTTTGACAAAAGGGGGTTTAACTGCACATACTACTATTATAGCGAAGAGTTTGATGATACCAGCAGTAATAAATGTAGAAGAAAATATATTGGATATTATAAGACATAATGATACTGTTATTGTAGATGGTAATGCAGGGGTTGTATTAATAAATCCAGATATTAATATATTGGAACGCTATAAAAGCAAAATCGCTGTATATAATAAACAAGAAGAAAAACTCCTTGATCTTAGAGAAAAAGAAGCTATTACACGAGATGGTTTTAAAATAGATATAGCTGCAAACATAAACACCTTAAATGAAATAGCATCAGTTCAAAAAGTAAATGGAGATGGAATTGGTCTTTTAAGAACAGAATTTCTCTACATGAAAGAAAAACATCTTTTCGATGAAGAAAGACAGTTTAAAATATATAAACATGTAGCTGAAAAAATGTCAAATAGGATTGTGGTTATCAGGACATTAGATATTGGTGGTGATAAGGATCTTGCATATTTTAATGCACCGGAAGAAGTCAATCCATTTTTAGGCTGGCGAGGAATAAGAATATCCTTAGATAAGCAAGAGATTTTTAAAATACAATTAAAGGCTTTACTAAGAGCAAGTATCTATGGTAATATAAAAATACTCCTTCCATTTATTTCTTCAATTGAAGAACTAAGAGAAGCTAAGGCTTTATTAATAGATCTGAAAAATCAATTAGAAGAAGAAAATATAGAATATAATCGTGATATAGAAATTGGTATGATGATAGAGGTACCATCTACAGCTGTTTTAGCAGATCTTTTTGCTAGGGAAGTAGATTTCTTTAGTATTGGAACAAATGATTTAATACAATATACTCTGGCTGTAGATCGAACAAATAGCAAAATTAATAAACTATACTCAGCCTATCATCCAGCTGTTTTACGAATGATTAAACAGGTTGTAAAGGCAGCACATGATAATGGTATATGGGTTAGTGTCTGTGGAGAGACGGCAGCTAACAAGCTTTTGTTACCTCTTTTTGTAGCAATGGGTATTACAGAGCTAAGTATGAGTAGTGGATATATCCTTGAAATAAAAGATAAGGTTCGAAAGTTAGATAGAACAGCATTAGATTACCATTTAAAGAAAGTTTTAAGTATGGGACTTTCTTCTGAGATAGAAGAATATTTAAACAGTAAATTTGGAGATATTTAA
- the pfkB gene encoding 1-phosphofructokinase: protein MITTVTLNPALDKIIKLPILDIGQLNRADKAIERAGGKGINVARIVHKLGREVQAISLLGGYTGKHLENILREEKIPINISWINEKTRENIKIVEEDGRETEINQKGSISIEDYSNFLKIFKKELKRSKILVLAGSLPQGLSPDAYSQLISLAKKENVKTILDTSGQALELGIKSQPYLIKPNIEELRVLMNKELKQISDIIIAANDLIDQGINTVVISLGEKGALYIQKDEYYHTLPPKLEIFESTVGAGDSMVGALSIAINEEFSFQEMSKFATNVASLFISGKTINQNNLNKMKDNIKLIDGVELDEIV from the coding sequence ATGATAACAACTGTAACATTAAATCCTGCATTAGATAAAATTATAAAACTGCCTATATTAGATATAGGTCAATTAAATCGTGCTGATAAAGCAATTGAAAGAGCAGGAGGTAAAGGAATTAATGTTGCCAGAATAGTACATAAGCTTGGTAGAGAAGTTCAGGCGATTAGTTTATTAGGAGGGTACACAGGCAAGCATTTGGAAAATATATTAAGGGAAGAAAAAATACCTATTAATATATCCTGGATTAATGAAAAAACACGTGAAAACATAAAAATAGTAGAAGAGGATGGGCGAGAAACAGAAATTAATCAGAAAGGTAGTATTAGTATTGAAGATTATTCAAATTTCCTGAAGATATTTAAGAAAGAGCTTAAGAGATCAAAAATTTTGGTCCTTGCAGGTAGTTTGCCTCAGGGTTTATCCCCTGATGCATATTCACAATTGATATCCCTGGCCAAAAAAGAAAATGTAAAAACTATATTAGATACATCAGGTCAGGCTTTAGAGTTAGGGATTAAAAGTCAGCCTTATTTGATAAAACCCAATATTGAAGAGCTTAGAGTCTTAATGAACAAAGAATTGAAGCAAATTAGTGATATAATTATAGCAGCTAATGACTTAATAGATCAGGGGATTAATACGGTAGTTATATCCTTAGGTGAAAAAGGAGCTCTTTATATACAAAAAGATGAGTATTATCATACACTTCCTCCAAAACTAGAAATATTTGAGAGTACAGTTGGCGCGGGAGATTCTATGGTTGGAGCTCTTTCTATAGCTATTAATGAAGAATTTTCTTTTCAGGAAATGAGTAAATTTGCTACAAATGTAGCCAGTCTTTTTATTAGTGGAAAAACCATAAATCAAAATAACTTAAATAAGATGAAAGATAATATAAAACTGATTGATGGGGTGGAGCTAGATGAAATCGTTTAA
- a CDS encoding ATP-dependent DNA helicase, producing the protein MEKLKEKEEIKISVREIVEFLLRSGDLKSSGFQGSSRALEGTKAHQKLQQSRDEENYTAEISLSYTYEYKNYIITISGRADGLIKDNSNLIIEEIKSTHLPLEAINENYNQIHWGQLTLYAFFYIKEYDLKEITTQLTYYQLETEKIKEFQRKYSLEELEAFFKELLDKYIYWLDYKSRWKEKRNKSLAKLEFPFASYRKGQRKLAVAVYKTIVDNKKIYVEAATGIGKTISTIFPAIKALGEDLLEKIFYLSAKTVTKQVAEDTIRGLINKGLEIKVLTLTAKEKICFLDECICDPDFCLYAKGHYDRLNFGIEEIFEKENIISREIISEYAQKHQLCPFEFSLDIANHVDFIICDYNYVFDPRVSLKRFFAEEARDYLFLIDEAHNLVGRAREMYSADIYLSQFIELRSSILKEKSNKLNKSIITYLDRIVSFLTGYALKIKDKHNNERYIIEEEVALEFYPILYGFINMVEEWLIENGDKNKHSKKEDLYQLLLETYFKVLAFLKIMDIYEENFISYYIEEDSIIEDSYKKGKEKNLFTNISDAEDQYISNDLKLKLFCIDPARNLKEVFKKSKAAVFFSATLTPLDYYQEVLAADDDYYLQLLSPFDSKNLCLLVADNISTKFNKRKEGYNLIVEYLYTIVSSKKGNYLVFFPSYAYMKAVYELFNEKYPEVNTLLQYRGMTEKERLDYLQSFDGNSNNYLAFAVTGGIFSEGIDLKGDKLIGTIVVGVAHPQITLERDLIKDYFQKKVSKGYDFAYLYPGVNKILQAAGRTIRSSTDEGVIFLIGERYENYQYSSLLPAYWHQIKKKVYSSKNLSILLKEFWRQHL; encoded by the coding sequence ATGGAAAAGTTGAAAGAGAAAGAAGAAATAAAAATATCAGTTCGAGAAATAGTCGAATTTCTCTTGCGTTCAGGTGATTTGAAAAGCAGTGGATTTCAAGGTAGTTCCAGAGCATTAGAAGGGACTAAAGCACATCAGAAATTACAGCAAAGCAGAGATGAAGAAAATTACACTGCTGAAATTTCTCTTTCTTATACATATGAATACAAAAATTACATAATAACAATTAGTGGCCGTGCTGATGGTCTTATTAAAGATAATAGTAATTTAATTATTGAAGAGATAAAGTCAACTCATCTACCATTAGAGGCAATTAATGAAAATTATAATCAAATTCATTGGGGACAGCTTACTTTGTATGCTTTTTTTTATATAAAAGAATATGATTTAAAAGAAATAACTACTCAACTGACATATTATCAATTGGAAACAGAAAAGATAAAAGAATTTCAGCGTAAATATAGTCTAGAAGAGTTAGAGGCTTTTTTTAAAGAGCTTTTGGATAAGTATATCTATTGGCTGGATTATAAAAGTAGATGGAAAGAAAAACGGAATAAAAGTTTAGCAAAGTTAGAATTCCCATTTGCATCTTATCGTAAAGGACAACGAAAATTAGCGGTAGCAGTTTATAAAACAATCGTTGACAATAAAAAAATATACGTAGAAGCAGCCACCGGTATTGGTAAAACTATTTCCACTATCTTTCCTGCTATTAAAGCTTTAGGTGAGGATTTATTAGAGAAAATTTTTTATCTTAGTGCAAAAACTGTAACAAAACAAGTGGCAGAAGACACAATAAGAGGTTTGATAAACAAAGGTCTTGAAATAAAAGTTCTTACCTTAACAGCAAAAGAAAAAATATGTTTTCTGGATGAATGCATCTGTGATCCGGATTTTTGTCTTTATGCAAAAGGTCATTATGATCGCCTTAATTTTGGTATAGAAGAAATTTTCGAGAAAGAAAATATTATTTCTAGAGAGATAATATCAGAATATGCACAAAAACATCAACTTTGCCCCTTTGAGTTTTCATTAGATATAGCAAATCATGTAGATTTTATAATCTGTGACTATAATTATGTTTTTGACCCAAGAGTGTCTCTGAAACGTTTTTTTGCCGAAGAAGCTAGAGACTATTTATTTCTAATAGATGAGGCTCATAATTTAGTAGGTAGAGCTAGAGAAATGTATTCTGCTGATATATATTTAAGTCAATTTATCGAATTAAGATCTAGCATCTTAAAAGAAAAAAGTAATAAGTTAAATAAAAGCATAATTACTTATTTAGATAGAATAGTTTCTTTTTTGACCGGATATGCTTTGAAAATTAAAGACAAACATAATAATGAAAGATACATTATAGAAGAAGAAGTAGCTCTTGAGTTTTATCCTATCTTGTATGGATTTATTAATATGGTAGAAGAATGGCTTATAGAAAACGGAGATAAAAACAAGCACAGTAAAAAAGAAGACCTTTATCAATTATTATTAGAAACTTATTTTAAAGTTTTAGCCTTTCTTAAAATCATGGATATATATGAGGAAAATTTCATTAGCTATTACATAGAGGAAGATAGTATAATTGAAGATAGCTATAAAAAAGGAAAAGAAAAGAATCTTTTTACAAACATAAGTGATGCTGAAGATCAATATATAAGTAATGATCTAAAGTTGAAGTTATTTTGTATTGATCCAGCAAGAAACTTAAAAGAAGTTTTCAAAAAATCTAAGGCAGCAGTTTTTTTCTCTGCTACACTAACACCATTAGATTACTATCAAGAAGTACTGGCTGCTGATGATGATTATTACTTACAATTGCTATCACCCTTTGATAGCAAGAATTTGTGTTTGCTGGTGGCCGATAACATATCTACTAAATTCAATAAGCGGAAAGAAGGTTATAATCTTATAGTAGAATATCTATATACTATTGTAAGTAGTAAAAAGGGTAACTATTTAGTATTTTTTCCATCTTATGCATATATGAAAGCTGTATATGAACTTTTTAATGAAAAATATCCTGAAGTAAATACTCTTTTGCAATATCGGGGTATGACAGAGAAAGAACGTTTAGATTACTTACAGAGTTTTGATGGAAATTCAAATAACTACCTTGCTTTTGCTGTTACAGGTGGAATATTCTCAGAAGGAATAGATTTAAAAGGGGATAAATTAATAGGAACTATAGTTGTAGGCGTTGCACATCCTCAAATAACTTTAGAAAGAGATTTAATTAAAGATTATTTTCAAAAAAAAGTAAGCAAGGGATATGATTTTGCCTACCTTTACCCAGGTGTAAACAAAATTCTTCAGGCAGCTGGTAGAACTATTAGAAGTTCAACAGACGAGGGAGTGATTTTTTTAATAGGTGAGAGATATGAAAACTATCAATACAGTAGTCTTTTACCTGCCTACTGGCATCAAATTAAGAAGAAAGTTTATTCAAGCAAAAACCTTTCCATTTTATTAAAGGAGTTTTGGAGACAGCATTTATAA
- the glmS gene encoding glutamine--fructose-6-phosphate transaminase (isomerizing) gives MCGIVGYIGEREVAPTLLGGLKRLEYRGYDSAGIAVNSDGDISILKKQGKLKELEELLENEPPKGNYGIGHTRWATHGRPSNENSHPHADCSGEFVIVHNGIIENYQQLKDSLIKKGHKFKSETDTEVIAHLFEDLYDGDMKNTIVKLIKNLEGSYAISLITKNDPDKIYAIRQDSPLIIGLGDKENFIASDIPAFLKYTNSFYILDDGEIAEITRDTVSVYDIDGVAIDKEIFEVNWDAEMAEKNAYQHYMLKEIHEQSDALRRVLSNRITRDEINLSELKFSSSDIRKFKKIEVIACGTASYAGMVGKYVIEKLSRIPVNLDVASEFRYRDPLIDEETLVIVVSQSGETADTLAGLRLAQKRGAKVLAITNVVGSTIAREADEVLYLKAGPEIAVASTKAYITMLAAFYILALYFANAMGSITQKKLREYISELIKVPELAAETIESCDELIRGRAQVYHLQNDAFFIGRNTDYALALEGALKLKEISYIHAEAYPAGELKHGPLALIEDGIPVVAIATRMSLYDKTLSNIKEVKARGADVTAIAFTGEKEIEKSVDHVIYIPKINELFSSILAIIPLQLLAYYTALERGYDVDQPRNLAKSVTVE, from the coding sequence ATGTGCGGAATTGTTGGATATATTGGAGAACGGGAAGTTGCCCCAACATTATTGGGCGGTTTAAAAAGACTGGAATATCGGGGTTATGATTCTGCAGGGATAGCAGTAAATAGTGATGGAGATATTTCTATCTTGAAAAAACAGGGAAAGCTCAAAGAACTGGAAGAATTACTTGAAAATGAGCCTCCGAAAGGTAATTATGGTATAGGCCATACCCGCTGGGCTACACATGGTCGTCCCTCTAATGAAAACTCTCATCCCCATGCAGATTGTAGTGGAGAATTTGTAATAGTGCATAATGGTATTATAGAAAATTACCAGCAACTCAAAGATAGCTTGATAAAAAAAGGTCATAAATTCAAGTCAGAAACAGATACAGAAGTTATTGCGCATTTATTTGAGGATCTTTATGATGGTGATATGAAGAATACGATTGTGAAACTTATTAAAAATTTAGAAGGGTCTTATGCTATATCTTTAATTACGAAAAATGATCCTGACAAAATTTATGCTATCCGTCAGGATAGTCCTCTAATAATTGGCTTAGGTGATAAAGAAAATTTTATCGCTTCAGATATTCCTGCCTTCTTAAAGTATACAAATAGTTTCTATATTCTAGATGACGGAGAGATTGCAGAAATTACCCGGGATACTGTTTCTGTATATGACATTGACGGTGTAGCTATTGATAAAGAAATCTTCGAGGTTAATTGGGATGCAGAAATGGCTGAAAAAAATGCTTATCAGCATTATATGTTGAAAGAGATTCACGAGCAGTCAGATGCATTAAGACGGGTATTAAGTAATCGAATTACTAGAGACGAGATTAATCTATCAGAATTAAAATTTTCTTCTTCCGATATAAGGAAATTTAAGAAGATAGAAGTTATAGCTTGTGGAACAGCATCATATGCTGGTATGGTGGGTAAGTATGTGATCGAAAAATTAAGTAGGATACCTGTTAATCTTGATGTTGCATCAGAATTTAGATATCGTGATCCTTTGATAGATGAAGAAACTCTAGTAATTGTAGTAAGTCAATCTGGTGAAACAGCAGATACACTTGCTGGCTTGCGTCTTGCTCAAAAGAGAGGAGCTAAGGTTCTTGCTATTACAAATGTAGTAGGAAGTACTATAGCCAGGGAAGCAGATGAAGTTTTATATTTAAAAGCTGGACCGGAAATAGCTGTTGCTTCTACCAAAGCGTATATTACTATGCTTGCAGCATTTTATATACTTGCCTTATATTTTGCAAACGCAATGGGAAGCATAACGCAGAAAAAATTAAGAGAATATATTTCCGAGCTTATTAAAGTTCCCGAATTAGCAGCCGAAACTATAGAAAGTTGTGATGAGTTAATAAGGGGTAGGGCTCAAGTTTATCATTTACAGAACGATGCTTTTTTTATCGGTAGAAATACTGACTATGCCCTGGCTCTTGAGGGTGCTCTGAAACTAAAAGAAATTTCATATATTCACGCAGAAGCCTATCCTGCAGGTGAATTAAAACATGGGCCATTGGCATTGATTGAAGATGGTATTCCTGTTGTAGCAATTGCTACTAGAATGTCTCTATATGATAAGACATTAAGTAATATCAAAGAGGTAAAAGCAAGAGGAGCAGATGTAACAGCAATAGCTTTTACTGGAGAAAAGGAAATAGAAAAATCAGTAGATCATGTAATATATATTCCTAAGATAAATGAACTATTTAGTTCTATTTTGGCAATAATTCCATTACAATTATTAGCATATTATACTGCTTTGGAAAGAGGATATGATGTAGATCAACCTCGTAATCTTGCTAAGAGTGTTACAGTGGAGTAG